One segment of Carya illinoinensis cultivar Pawnee chromosome 1, C.illinoinensisPawnee_v1, whole genome shotgun sequence DNA contains the following:
- the LOC122289701 gene encoding uncharacterized protein LOC122289701 isoform X1, with protein MKITKIRRSKSVKNYVPDARQKVDGFSVFEAGSPQTIDNWANLGGKMDSECLQTKPKYNIRKSLAWDSAFFTSPGVLDPEELFQTLKFGNTGNSLDLLGNEEQKVVPFESLEAERTDGICKSNLRKSLAWDSAFFTSAGVLEPEELSIINEGFRNFESHPLPGIEEELWRSAESNSTVDSDGSPLASLEMDLFEDIRASAHKLTQASNATPPSSNFHRGRHMKNVHSSKKDDHSSQVRMKHTPTSRWNSFARRGLGRVAYESSVSAQSQHGAGTGVHNPKCAAEIGEFNPNQAAKNGEPHLSSSLKPPKISGRTGQTLKALPKRASLGPNHVNLETPTLKATSGACLTVSKKPYLGVSSSGIRSSLQSSLLSSPTATTEFAVSSSPHGRFYCSATDIKSPLSYLRGAGTERTNFVSTNCTSPVSSIDGCSLESSSTSTNQGSNKSTAQSDTTMETHQHDEYHVGFECREQSSPFQVSKKILAESSAGPSDVLRNSKPSCLKRPSPKIGFFDAENSTTLILHRGPQFHSGVPSTSSKSGTGNNPDGAGNRAEYGKLQPTRKLKGARDTKTGSQKIRAHKVFNRPSHPLQFGEAKKVLPQASISMKDSFATTSRALNNLPSRMGSKHCLKAKSLSKMGAECEDQGFLKAKPRSTRKREDSSVRSPEIKLHAVVEDEKENFYGVKKQVDSLGRRIGAFDLNSEMVIEL; from the exons ATGAAGATCACCAAGATTCGCAGAAGCAAATCCGTTAAAAACTACG TTCCGGATGCTAGACAGAAGGTTGATGGCTTTTCTGTGTTTGAGGCCGGGAGTCCTCAAACTATCGACAACTGGGCAAACTTAGGTGGGAAAATGGACAGTGAATGTTTACAAACAAAGCCAAAGTATAATATACGCAAGAGTTTGGCTTGGGATAGTGCCTTTTTCACAAGTCCAG GAGTTCTGGACCCGGAAGAGTTGTTCCAGACACTTAAATTCGGGAATACAGGAAATTCACTTGACTTACTTGGGAACGAGGAACAGAAGGTTGTGCCGTTTGAGTCGCTGGAAGCAGAAAGGACAGATGGAATTTGCAAATCCAATCTTCGCAAAAGTTTAGCTTGGGATAGTGCCTTTTTCACTAGTGCAG GAGTTCTGGAGCCTGAGGAATTGTCTATAATAAATGAAGGATTCAGGAATTTCGAATCACATCCACTTCCTGGGATTGAAGAAGAGCTATGGAGGTCTGCTGAATCAAACTCTACCGTAGACAGCGATGGCTCCCCTTTAGCAAGCCTTGAGATGGATCTGTTTGAAGACATAAGAGCATCTGCACATAAATTAACTCAAGCATCCAATGCAACACCTCCTAGTTCCAATTTTCATAGAGGAAGACACATGAAAAATGTCCACT CGTCAAAGAAAGATGATCATTCCTCTCAAGTTCGG ATGAAACACACGCCGACTTCCAGATGGAATAGTTTCGCCAGACGTGGCTTAGGGAGGGTCGCATATGAGTCCTCTGTTTCAGCTCAATCTCAG caTGGTGCTGGCACTGGAGTACACAATCCAAAATGTGCCGCTGAAATTGGAGAATTCAATCCAAATCAGGCAGCGAAAAATGGAGAGCCGCATCTTTCATCATCCCTCAAGCCCCCAAAGATATCAGGTCGGACTGGGCAAACTTTGAAAGCTCTTCCCAAAAGAGCTTCTTTGGGTCCAAACCATGTCAACTTGGAAACTCCAACTCTGAAAGCCACATCTG GGGCCTGTTTGACTGTTTCAAAGAAACCTTATCTGGGGGTCTCATCAAGTGGGATCCGTAGTTCTCTTCAGTCATCTTTGTTGAGTTCTCCCACTGCCACAACTGAATTCGCAGTTTCTAGTTCCCCACACGGCAGGTTCTATTGCTCTGCAACTGATATCAAATCTCCTTTAAGCTATTTGAGAGGAGCTGGTACTGAGCGTACCAATTTTGTTTCCACCAACTGTACGTCACCTGTTAGCTCCATTGATGGATGCTCGTTGGAATCATCGTCAACTTCCACGAACCAGGGATCAAATAAGTCTACAGCACAGTCTGATACTACAATGGAGACCCATCAGCATGATGAATACCACGTTGGTTTTGAATGCCGGGAGCAAAGTTCTCCGTTTCAAGTTTCCAAGAAAATTCTAGCAGAAAGTAGTGCTGGTCCTTCAGATGTTTTAAGAAATAGCAAACCTTCATGTCTTAAAAGGCCATCCCCAAAGATTGGATTTTTTGACGCG GAAAATTCAACAACCCTGATATTACATCGAGGTCCACAGTTTCATTCGGGTGTACCAAGTACTTCATCTAAAAGTGGAACCGGTAACAACCCTGATGGAGCTGGCAACCGAGCAGAATATGGCAAGCTTCAGcctacaagaaaattaaaaggggCTAGGGATACGAAGACCGGTTCTCAGAAAATAAGGGCGCACAAAGTATTCAACAGGCCTTCACATCCTCTGCAGTTCGGGGAAGCAAAAAAAGTTTTACCGCAAGCATCTATCTCCATGAAAGATAGTTTTGCCACAACTTCCAGAGCTTTGAATAATTTACCCAGCAGAATGGGCAGCAAACATTGCTTGAAAGCTAAGAGTTTGAGCAAAATGGGAGCAGAGTGTGAGGATCAAGGCTTTCTAAAGGCCAAGCCGCGATCTACAAGAAAGCGTGAGGATTCCAGCGTACGATCTCCTGAAATAAAGTTGCATGCAGTTGTTGAAGACGAGAAGGAAAATTTTTATGGTGTCAAAAAACAAGTCGATAGTTTAGGTAGACGAATTGGAGCCTTCGATCTCAACAGTGAGATGGTGATAGAGCTATGA
- the LOC122289681 gene encoding pentatricopeptide repeat-containing protein At2g16880 produces the protein MDIPSSPKPQLIQPQLLQTITQILTSSNAPLHSLTPYLPHLTEPILLSLLSSKTLASRPYTLLSFFRFLQSHSPSLTASPECLLSILPSLFSHSKFSDAKSLLVSFIASDRQHQLHRLILHPSPKVPRPCKALLDTSIGAYVQLKQPHLAAQIFKKMKQLRLPPKLLTCNTLLNALVRHPSSYSISLCREVFNDAVKLGVKPNTNSFNILIYGYCLENKFGEALNLVNKIGDFGCSPDNVTYNTILDAFCKKGRLKEARDLLLDMKNRGLLPNRNTYNILVCGYCKLGWLKDAAKIMELMTQDNWLPDVWTYNMLIWGLCKEGKIEEALRLRDEMDNLKLLPDAVTYNTLIDGCFEWQSSSDAFNLIEEMGERGVKPNTVTHNIMVKWFSKEGKMDEASDAVKKMEESGFSPNCFTYNTLINGYCKAGNMEKAFRMMDEMGRKGLKMDVVTLNTILHTLCGEKKLDQAYKLLTGASKRGYILDEVSYGTLMMGYFKDEKPSKALEVWDSLKKKGILPSIITYNTIIGGLCQFGKTDQAIDKLNELLESGFVPDETTYNTIIHGYCREGDIEKAFQFHNKMVDNSFKPDVITCNILLRGLCREGMLEKALKLFDTWISKGKSIDAVTYNTLISSLCKEGRFEDAFDLLAEMEEKKLGPDRYTYNAILGALTDAGRIKEAEEFMSKMVENETLHDQPSQMPKEDVVTHESLKESDSSSIAYSEQISELCSQGKYKDAMHFYEESTQKGVTLNKSTLFNLMDGLIKRRKGISKAART, from the coding sequence ATGGATATTCCCTCATCTCCAAAGCCTCAATTAATCCAACCGCAACTCCTTCAAACCATAACCCAAATCCTGACCTCCTCGAATGCTCCACTCCATTCACTGACTCCCTACCTTCCCCACCTGACCGAACCCATCCTCCTTTCCCTCCTTTCCTCGAAAACTCTAGCCTCCCGTCCTTATACCCTCCTCTCCTTCTTCAGGTTTCTCCAATCGCACTCTCCCTCGCTCACCGCCTCCCCTGAGTGCCTCCTCTCTATCCTCCCCTCCCTCTTCTCCCACAGCAAATTCTCCGACGCCAAGTCCCTCCTTGTCTCCTTCATCGCCTCTGATCGCCAGCACCAGCTGCACCGCCTCATCCTCCACCCTAGTCCCAAGGTCCCCAGGCCCTGTAAAGCACTTCTAGACACTTCCATTGGTGCCTACGTCCAGTTGAAACAACCCCACCTCGCCGCGCAGATTTTCAAGAAGATGAAGCAGCTTCGCCTCCCTCCCAAGTTACTCACCTGCAATACTCTCCTCAATGCCCTGGTACGACACCCATCTTCTTATTCCATCTCCCTGTGCAGGGAAGTCTTTAACGATGCTGTTAAATTAGGAGTAAAGCCAAATACGAacagttttaatattttgatatatGGGTATTGTTTGGAGAACAAGTTTGGAGAAGCTCTGAACTTGGTTAATAAGATTGGTGATTTTGGCTGTTCGCCCGATAATGTGACTTACAATACGATTTTGGACGCGTTTTGTAAAAAGGGGAGGTTGAAGGAAGCGAGGGACTTGTTGTTGGATATGAAGAATAGAGGATTGTTGCCAAACAGGAACACGTATAACATATTGGTCTGTGGGTATTGTAAATTGGGGTGGTTGAAGGACGCTGCAAAGATTATGGAGTTGATGACGCAGGACAACTGGTTGCCGGATGTTTGGACTTATAATATGTTGATCTGGGGGTTGTGTAAAGAGGGTAAGATTGAAGAAGCTTTAAGGCTAAGAGACGAGATGGACAATTTGAAGTTGTTGCCAGATGCGGTCACGTATAACACGCTGATTGATGGGTGTTTTGAGTGGCAGAGCAGTTCGGATGCATTTAACTTGATTGAGGAAATGGGTGAGAGAGGAGTGAAGCCGAATACGGTTACTCACAATATAATGGTTAAGTGGTTTTCTAAGGAAGGGAAAATGGATGAAGCAAGTGATGCTGTTAAGAAGATGGAAGAAAGTGGGTTTTCTCCCAATTGTTTTACCTACAATACTTTGATAAATGGGTACTGTAAAGCAGGGAACATGGAGAAAGCGTTTAGAATGATGGATGAGATGGGTAGGAAAGGCTTGAAGATGGATGTTGTTACCCTTAATACTATTCTACACACTCTTTGTGGGGAGAAGAAGCTTGATCAAGCATACAAGTTGCTTACTGGTGCCAGTAAGCGTGGTTATATTCTTGATGAGGTAAGTTATGGAACTTTGATGATGGGATACTTTAAGGATGAAAAGCCGAGCAAAGCCTTGGAGGTTTGGGATTCACTGAAAAAGAAAGGGATCCTTCCCAGTATTATCACCTATAACACTATAATTGGAGGGCTATGCCAGTTTGGAAAAACTGATCAAGCAATAGACAAGTTGAATGAGCTTCTAGAGAGTGGTTTTGTCCCTGATGAAACTACATACAACACAATTATACATGGTTATTGCCGGGAGGGTGACATTGAGAAAGCATTTCAgttccacaacaaaatggttgATAATTCATTTAAGCCGGATGTAATTACGTGTAATATTCTTCTCCGTGGACTTTGTAGAGAGGGAATGCTGGAAAAGGCTCTTAAGCTTTTCGACACATGGATTTCGAAGGGGAAATCTATTGATGCAGTTACTTACAACACATTGATATCGAGCCTATGTAAAGAAGGGAGATTTGAGGATGCTTTTGATCTTCTTGCAGAAATGGAGGAGAAGAAATTAGGGCCCGATCGGTATACATATAATGCCATCCTTGGTGCGCTGACAGATGCAGGTAGGATTAAAGAAGCAGAGGAGTTCATGTCaaaaatggttgaaaatgaaactttaCATGATCAGCCCTCACAAATGCCCAAGGAAGATGTGGTAACTCACGAATCCCTAAAGGAATCTGATTCAAGTTCTATTGCTTATTCAGAACAGATCAGCGAGCTGTGTAGTCAAGGGAAATACAAGGACGCAATGCACTTTTATGAAGAATCGACTCAAAAAGGTGTCACCCTCAATAAATCAACCTTATTTAATTTGATGGATGGGCTGATCAAGAGGCGAAAGGGTATATCAAAGGCTGCTCGAACTTAG
- the LOC122289701 gene encoding uncharacterized protein LOC122289701 isoform X3, translating into MKGTAVFPDARQKVDGFSVFEAGSPQTIDNWANLGGKMDSECLQTKPKYNIRKSLAWDSAFFTSPGVLDPEELFQTLKFGNTGNSLDLLGNEEQKVVPFESLEAERTDGICKSNLRKSLAWDSAFFTSAGVLEPEELSIINEGFRNFESHPLPGIEEELWRSAESNSTVDSDGSPLASLEMDLFEDIRASAHKLTQASNATPPSSNFHRGRHMKNVHSSKKDDHSSQVRMKHTPTSRWNSFARRGLGRVAYESSVSAQSQHGAGTGVHNPKCAAEIGEFNPNQAAKNGEPHLSSSLKPPKISGRTGQTLKALPKRASLGPNHVNLETPTLKATSGACLTVSKKPYLGVSSSGIRSSLQSSLLSSPTATTEFAVSSSPHGRFYCSATDIKSPLSYLRGAGTERTNFVSTNCTSPVSSIDGCSLESSSTSTNQGSNKSTAQSDTTMETHQHDEYHVGFECREQSSPFQVSKKILAESSAGPSDVLRNSKPSCLKRPSPKIGFFDAENSTTLILHRGPQFHSGVPSTSSKSGTGNNPDGAGNRAEYGKLQPTRKLKGARDTKTGSQKIRAHKVFNRPSHPLQFGEAKKVLPQASISMKDSFATTSRALNNLPSRMGSKHCLKAKSLSKMGAECEDQGFLKAKPRSTRKREDSSVRSPEIKLHAVVEDEKENFYGVKKQVDSLGRRIGAFDLNSEMVIEL; encoded by the exons ATGAAGGGAACTGCCGTGT TTCCGGATGCTAGACAGAAGGTTGATGGCTTTTCTGTGTTTGAGGCCGGGAGTCCTCAAACTATCGACAACTGGGCAAACTTAGGTGGGAAAATGGACAGTGAATGTTTACAAACAAAGCCAAAGTATAATATACGCAAGAGTTTGGCTTGGGATAGTGCCTTTTTCACAAGTCCAG GAGTTCTGGACCCGGAAGAGTTGTTCCAGACACTTAAATTCGGGAATACAGGAAATTCACTTGACTTACTTGGGAACGAGGAACAGAAGGTTGTGCCGTTTGAGTCGCTGGAAGCAGAAAGGACAGATGGAATTTGCAAATCCAATCTTCGCAAAAGTTTAGCTTGGGATAGTGCCTTTTTCACTAGTGCAG GAGTTCTGGAGCCTGAGGAATTGTCTATAATAAATGAAGGATTCAGGAATTTCGAATCACATCCACTTCCTGGGATTGAAGAAGAGCTATGGAGGTCTGCTGAATCAAACTCTACCGTAGACAGCGATGGCTCCCCTTTAGCAAGCCTTGAGATGGATCTGTTTGAAGACATAAGAGCATCTGCACATAAATTAACTCAAGCATCCAATGCAACACCTCCTAGTTCCAATTTTCATAGAGGAAGACACATGAAAAATGTCCACT CGTCAAAGAAAGATGATCATTCCTCTCAAGTTCGG ATGAAACACACGCCGACTTCCAGATGGAATAGTTTCGCCAGACGTGGCTTAGGGAGGGTCGCATATGAGTCCTCTGTTTCAGCTCAATCTCAG caTGGTGCTGGCACTGGAGTACACAATCCAAAATGTGCCGCTGAAATTGGAGAATTCAATCCAAATCAGGCAGCGAAAAATGGAGAGCCGCATCTTTCATCATCCCTCAAGCCCCCAAAGATATCAGGTCGGACTGGGCAAACTTTGAAAGCTCTTCCCAAAAGAGCTTCTTTGGGTCCAAACCATGTCAACTTGGAAACTCCAACTCTGAAAGCCACATCTG GGGCCTGTTTGACTGTTTCAAAGAAACCTTATCTGGGGGTCTCATCAAGTGGGATCCGTAGTTCTCTTCAGTCATCTTTGTTGAGTTCTCCCACTGCCACAACTGAATTCGCAGTTTCTAGTTCCCCACACGGCAGGTTCTATTGCTCTGCAACTGATATCAAATCTCCTTTAAGCTATTTGAGAGGAGCTGGTACTGAGCGTACCAATTTTGTTTCCACCAACTGTACGTCACCTGTTAGCTCCATTGATGGATGCTCGTTGGAATCATCGTCAACTTCCACGAACCAGGGATCAAATAAGTCTACAGCACAGTCTGATACTACAATGGAGACCCATCAGCATGATGAATACCACGTTGGTTTTGAATGCCGGGAGCAAAGTTCTCCGTTTCAAGTTTCCAAGAAAATTCTAGCAGAAAGTAGTGCTGGTCCTTCAGATGTTTTAAGAAATAGCAAACCTTCATGTCTTAAAAGGCCATCCCCAAAGATTGGATTTTTTGACGCG GAAAATTCAACAACCCTGATATTACATCGAGGTCCACAGTTTCATTCGGGTGTACCAAGTACTTCATCTAAAAGTGGAACCGGTAACAACCCTGATGGAGCTGGCAACCGAGCAGAATATGGCAAGCTTCAGcctacaagaaaattaaaaggggCTAGGGATACGAAGACCGGTTCTCAGAAAATAAGGGCGCACAAAGTATTCAACAGGCCTTCACATCCTCTGCAGTTCGGGGAAGCAAAAAAAGTTTTACCGCAAGCATCTATCTCCATGAAAGATAGTTTTGCCACAACTTCCAGAGCTTTGAATAATTTACCCAGCAGAATGGGCAGCAAACATTGCTTGAAAGCTAAGAGTTTGAGCAAAATGGGAGCAGAGTGTGAGGATCAAGGCTTTCTAAAGGCCAAGCCGCGATCTACAAGAAAGCGTGAGGATTCCAGCGTACGATCTCCTGAAATAAAGTTGCATGCAGTTGTTGAAGACGAGAAGGAAAATTTTTATGGTGTCAAAAAACAAGTCGATAGTTTAGGTAGACGAATTGGAGCCTTCGATCTCAACAGTGAGATGGTGATAGAGCTATGA
- the LOC122289696 gene encoding uncharacterized protein LOC122289696, with the protein MLDPRLCLCLCLSLSLKVGGKMNGSGDSKPAPEVIELQPIEATPASFEEYGQVIEASPDGDEFGPQDAQLDLSRGVPRFYIMQLENRPLKISTITHHASVTQCLGSVGGHVWYLGIAKPSIVDGIEKDKDDTGRNTLQSPCGHFYVPPVVEDVRVFRVAGPKFLKLNRGTWHAGPLFKDHTMAFYNLELSDTNVVDHTTHSFIRKNGVIFSIND; encoded by the exons ATGCTCGATCCtcgtctctgtctctgtctctgtctctctctctctctcaaagtggGTGGGAAAATGAATGGCTCAGGTGACTCAAAGCCGGCGCCAGAGGTGATAGAGCTGCAGCCAATCGAAGCCACTCCGGCGAGCTTCGAAGAGTACGGCCAAGTCATTGAGGCTTCCCCCGATGGCGACGAGTTCGGACCCCAAGATGCTCAACTAGACCTCAGTCGTGGCGTTCCCAG GTTTTACATTATGCAACTCGAAAACCGACCACTTAAGATCTCTACAATCACGCATCACGCAAGTGTGACCCAATGCCTTGGTTCGGTCGGTGGTCATGTTTGGTATCTTGGAATTGCTAAGCCGTCCATTGTGGACGGCATTGAAAAAGACAAGGATGACACGGGCAGGAACACTCTGCAATCTCCTTGTGGTCATTTCTATGTGCCTCCTGTTGTCGAGGATGTCCGCGTTTTCAGAGTTGCGGGTCCCAAGTTTCTTAAGCTGAACCGAGGGACATGGCATGCTGGGCCGCTGTTTAAGGATCATACAATGGCCTTTTACAATTTAGAGTTGAGCGACACCAAT GTGGTTGATCACACGACACACAGCTTCATCCGCAAAAACGGAGTGATCTTTTCCATCAATGACTAG
- the LOC122289701 gene encoding uncharacterized protein LOC122289701 isoform X2 produces the protein MASENYFQELQFSVPDARQKVDGFSVFEAGSPQTIDNWANLGGKMDSECLQTKPKYNIRKSLAWDSAFFTSPGVLDPEELFQTLKFGNTGNSLDLLGNEEQKVVPFESLEAERTDGICKSNLRKSLAWDSAFFTSAGVLEPEELSIINEGFRNFESHPLPGIEEELWRSAESNSTVDSDGSPLASLEMDLFEDIRASAHKLTQASNATPPSSNFHRGRHMKNVHSSKKDDHSSQVRMKHTPTSRWNSFARRGLGRVAYESSVSAQSQHGAGTGVHNPKCAAEIGEFNPNQAAKNGEPHLSSSLKPPKISGRTGQTLKALPKRASLGPNHVNLETPTLKATSGACLTVSKKPYLGVSSSGIRSSLQSSLLSSPTATTEFAVSSSPHGRFYCSATDIKSPLSYLRGAGTERTNFVSTNCTSPVSSIDGCSLESSSTSTNQGSNKSTAQSDTTMETHQHDEYHVGFECREQSSPFQVSKKILAESSAGPSDVLRNSKPSCLKRPSPKIGFFDAENSTTLILHRGPQFHSGVPSTSSKSGTGNNPDGAGNRAEYGKLQPTRKLKGARDTKTGSQKIRAHKVFNRPSHPLQFGEAKKVLPQASISMKDSFATTSRALNNLPSRMGSKHCLKAKSLSKMGAECEDQGFLKAKPRSTRKREDSSVRSPEIKLHAVVEDEKENFYGVKKQVDSLGRRIGAFDLNSEMVIEL, from the exons ATGGCGTCTGAAAACTATTTTCAAGAACTTCAATTCTCAG TTCCGGATGCTAGACAGAAGGTTGATGGCTTTTCTGTGTTTGAGGCCGGGAGTCCTCAAACTATCGACAACTGGGCAAACTTAGGTGGGAAAATGGACAGTGAATGTTTACAAACAAAGCCAAAGTATAATATACGCAAGAGTTTGGCTTGGGATAGTGCCTTTTTCACAAGTCCAG GAGTTCTGGACCCGGAAGAGTTGTTCCAGACACTTAAATTCGGGAATACAGGAAATTCACTTGACTTACTTGGGAACGAGGAACAGAAGGTTGTGCCGTTTGAGTCGCTGGAAGCAGAAAGGACAGATGGAATTTGCAAATCCAATCTTCGCAAAAGTTTAGCTTGGGATAGTGCCTTTTTCACTAGTGCAG GAGTTCTGGAGCCTGAGGAATTGTCTATAATAAATGAAGGATTCAGGAATTTCGAATCACATCCACTTCCTGGGATTGAAGAAGAGCTATGGAGGTCTGCTGAATCAAACTCTACCGTAGACAGCGATGGCTCCCCTTTAGCAAGCCTTGAGATGGATCTGTTTGAAGACATAAGAGCATCTGCACATAAATTAACTCAAGCATCCAATGCAACACCTCCTAGTTCCAATTTTCATAGAGGAAGACACATGAAAAATGTCCACT CGTCAAAGAAAGATGATCATTCCTCTCAAGTTCGG ATGAAACACACGCCGACTTCCAGATGGAATAGTTTCGCCAGACGTGGCTTAGGGAGGGTCGCATATGAGTCCTCTGTTTCAGCTCAATCTCAG caTGGTGCTGGCACTGGAGTACACAATCCAAAATGTGCCGCTGAAATTGGAGAATTCAATCCAAATCAGGCAGCGAAAAATGGAGAGCCGCATCTTTCATCATCCCTCAAGCCCCCAAAGATATCAGGTCGGACTGGGCAAACTTTGAAAGCTCTTCCCAAAAGAGCTTCTTTGGGTCCAAACCATGTCAACTTGGAAACTCCAACTCTGAAAGCCACATCTG GGGCCTGTTTGACTGTTTCAAAGAAACCTTATCTGGGGGTCTCATCAAGTGGGATCCGTAGTTCTCTTCAGTCATCTTTGTTGAGTTCTCCCACTGCCACAACTGAATTCGCAGTTTCTAGTTCCCCACACGGCAGGTTCTATTGCTCTGCAACTGATATCAAATCTCCTTTAAGCTATTTGAGAGGAGCTGGTACTGAGCGTACCAATTTTGTTTCCACCAACTGTACGTCACCTGTTAGCTCCATTGATGGATGCTCGTTGGAATCATCGTCAACTTCCACGAACCAGGGATCAAATAAGTCTACAGCACAGTCTGATACTACAATGGAGACCCATCAGCATGATGAATACCACGTTGGTTTTGAATGCCGGGAGCAAAGTTCTCCGTTTCAAGTTTCCAAGAAAATTCTAGCAGAAAGTAGTGCTGGTCCTTCAGATGTTTTAAGAAATAGCAAACCTTCATGTCTTAAAAGGCCATCCCCAAAGATTGGATTTTTTGACGCG GAAAATTCAACAACCCTGATATTACATCGAGGTCCACAGTTTCATTCGGGTGTACCAAGTACTTCATCTAAAAGTGGAACCGGTAACAACCCTGATGGAGCTGGCAACCGAGCAGAATATGGCAAGCTTCAGcctacaagaaaattaaaaggggCTAGGGATACGAAGACCGGTTCTCAGAAAATAAGGGCGCACAAAGTATTCAACAGGCCTTCACATCCTCTGCAGTTCGGGGAAGCAAAAAAAGTTTTACCGCAAGCATCTATCTCCATGAAAGATAGTTTTGCCACAACTTCCAGAGCTTTGAATAATTTACCCAGCAGAATGGGCAGCAAACATTGCTTGAAAGCTAAGAGTTTGAGCAAAATGGGAGCAGAGTGTGAGGATCAAGGCTTTCTAAAGGCCAAGCCGCGATCTACAAGAAAGCGTGAGGATTCCAGCGTACGATCTCCTGAAATAAAGTTGCATGCAGTTGTTGAAGACGAGAAGGAAAATTTTTATGGTGTCAAAAAACAAGTCGATAGTTTAGGTAGACGAATTGGAGCCTTCGATCTCAACAGTGAGATGGTGATAGAGCTATGA
- the LOC122303627 gene encoding 40S ribosomal protein S23-like, whose translation MYIGITPISFVLIKVFFAYQNKNICVMQEDCGMGAGRKLKSHRRRQRWADKSYKKSHMGNEWKKPFAGSSHAKGIVLEKIGIEAKQPNSAIRKCAHVQLIKNGKKIAAFVPNDGCLNYIEENDEVLIAGFGRKGHAVGDIPGVRFKVVKVSGVSLLALFKEKKEKPRS comes from the exons ATGTACATAGGCATTACACCGATTTCATTTGTATTAATAAAGGTTTTTTTtgcttatcaaaataaaaatatttgtgttatgcAGGAAGACTGTGGAATGGGAGCTGGTCGTAAGCTCAAATCCCATCGTAGAAGGCAGAGGTGGGCTGACAAGTCATATAAGAAGTCCCACATGGGAAATGAGTGGAAAAAACCATTTGCTGGATCATCCCATGCAAAAGGCATTGTCCTAGAAAAgat TGGCATTGAGGCTAAGCAGCCAAACTCTGCTATCAGAAAATGTGCTCATGTTCAGCTGATCAAGAATGGAAAAAAGATTGCAGCTTTTGTACCTAATGATGGTTGCTTGAACTACATTGAGGAGAAT GATGAGGTATTGATTGCAGGATTTGGGCGAAAGGGGCATGCTGTGGGAGATATCCCTGGAGTTAGATTCAAGGTTGTGAAGGTATCTGGTGTGTCTCTACTGGCTCTCTTCaaggagaaaaaggaaaagccaAGGTCATAG